A region of Candidatus Liberibacter africanus PTSAPSY DNA encodes the following proteins:
- a CDS encoding pyrophosphate--fructose-6-phosphate 1-phosphotransferase produces the protein MLAHKVAFLTAGGIAPCLSSGIGMLINRYNEILPEAELICYRSGYQGLLLDDKIVITPNMRQHADKLLSYGGSPIGNSRVKLTNISDCVKRGLIKKNEDPLEVSARHLMKSGVTILHTIGGDDTNTTSCDLLRYLKEKNYNITVVGLPKTIDNDIVPIKQSLGALTAAKVSARFFDNISNERSATPKSLIIHEVMGRNCGWLTAYSAHCYLNMIRDRNYVDGFVFSSDFKAIDGIYIPEMLFNIEREIERLSKVMEKKGSVAIFVSEGACRDAIVESHLSSGKKIQRDSFDHILLDKINVGSWFSDQFANMIKADRSIVQKSGYFARSAASEEEDLELIRKMVFLAVDSAISGLSGVTGEDERENNLLRIIKFEDIRGGKVFDINTPWFSEILQHTGQKC, from the coding sequence ATGCTGGCACATAAAGTAGCTTTTCTAACAGCTGGTGGCATTGCTCCGTGTTTGTCTTCGGGTATTGGCATGCTGATTAACCGTTATAATGAAATTCTTCCAGAAGCAGAGTTGATTTGTTATCGCTCTGGATACCAAGGACTACTTTTAGATGACAAAATTGTCATTACGCCAAATATGCGACAGCATGCAGATAAATTACTCTCTTATGGGGGATCTCCTATAGGCAATAGCCGCGTAAAACTCACGAATATTTCTGATTGTGTTAAACGAGGATTGATTAAAAAAAATGAAGATCCACTAGAGGTATCCGCTCGTCATCTTATGAAAAGTGGCGTTACTATTCTTCATACAATAGGAGGAGATGATACAAATACAACATCTTGCGATCTTCTCCGTTATCTTAAAGAAAAGAATTATAACATTACTGTTGTTGGATTACCGAAAACAATAGACAATGACATTGTTCCAATAAAACAATCTTTGGGCGCTTTAACGGCTGCCAAGGTGAGTGCACGTTTTTTTGATAATATTTCCAATGAACGTAGCGCAACACCTAAAAGTCTTATTATACACGAAGTCATGGGAAGAAATTGTGGCTGGCTAACAGCCTATTCTGCGCATTGTTACTTGAATATGATTCGAGATAGAAACTATGTTGATGGATTTGTTTTTTCTTCTGATTTTAAAGCGATAGATGGTATCTATATACCTGAAATGTTGTTCAATATTGAAAGAGAAATTGAACGTCTCAGCAAAGTGATGGAAAAAAAAGGATCCGTTGCTATTTTTGTATCTGAAGGTGCTTGTCGTGATGCTATAGTGGAAAGCCATCTATCATCTGGCAAGAAAATTCAGAGAGATTCTTTTGACCATATTCTTCTTGATAAAATTAATGTTGGCTCTTGGTTTTCCGATCAATTTGCGAATATGATAAAAGCAGATCGTTCAATTGTACAAAAATCAGGATATTTTGCTAGATCTGCAGCTTCTGAAGAGGAAGACTTAGAGCTTATAAGAAAAATGGTTTTCCTTGCGGTTGATAGTGCGATTTCTGGTTTATCTGGTGTTACAGGGGAAGATGAACGAGAAAATAATCTTTTACGAATCATTAAATTTGAAGATATACGTGGTGGCAAAGTTTTTGATATAAATACGCCTTGGTTTTCCGAAATACTACAACATACGGGACAAAAATGCTAA
- the ychF gene encoding redox-regulated ATPase YchF, translating to MGFKCGIIGLPNVGKSTLFNALTRTASAQAANYPFCTIEPNSGEVAVPDPRMHKLAEIAKSKELVPTRMSFVDIAGIVRGASKGEGLGNQFLANIREVDAIVHVLRCFEDEDIIHVDGRIDPINDIETIETELMLSDIERLERLFAKNKKLTSNDILLMQSIISSSLRLLEEGKPVRSLLQSLDSDAIPIFKSLNLLTEKPLLYVCNVSENDCKTGNIYTEKIQKLASQQNAEMIIISASIESEISQLPEEERSLFMEELGISLSGLELLIQSGYRLLDLITYFTVGPKETRAWTIPQGTNAQKAAGVIHTDFEKGFIRALTISYEDYISMGGENAAKEAGKARNEGAEYIVRDGDIMHFRFNV from the coding sequence ATGGGTTTTAAATGTGGTATAATAGGTCTGCCTAATGTTGGCAAGTCAACACTTTTTAATGCGTTAACACGTACAGCATCGGCTCAAGCGGCTAATTATCCTTTTTGCACGATTGAACCCAATTCTGGTGAAGTCGCTGTTCCCGATCCTAGAATGCATAAATTAGCTGAAATTGCCAAATCAAAAGAGTTAGTTCCTACACGTATGTCTTTTGTTGATATTGCTGGAATAGTACGTGGTGCATCAAAAGGAGAAGGATTAGGCAATCAGTTTCTTGCTAATATTCGTGAAGTTGATGCCATTGTTCATGTACTGCGTTGTTTTGAAGACGAAGATATTATTCATGTCGACGGTCGCATTGATCCTATTAATGATATAGAAACAATAGAAACAGAATTAATGCTCTCTGATATTGAAAGACTAGAACGTCTTTTTGCAAAGAACAAAAAACTTACGTCTAACGATATACTTTTGATGCAATCCATTATTTCTTCATCTTTACGGCTGTTAGAAGAAGGAAAACCTGTTCGGAGTTTATTACAATCACTTGATTCCGATGCAATACCTATTTTTAAAAGTCTCAATCTTCTTACTGAAAAACCGCTCCTTTATGTTTGTAACGTTTCAGAAAATGATTGTAAAACAGGCAATATCTATACGGAAAAAATTCAAAAATTAGCATCGCAACAAAATGCCGAAATGATTATAATATCTGCATCTATTGAATCTGAAATATCGCAACTTCCAGAAGAAGAACGCAGCTTATTTATGGAAGAATTGGGCATTTCTCTATCAGGACTTGAATTACTTATCCAATCTGGATATCGACTCCTTGATTTGATAACGTATTTTACAGTTGGCCCCAAAGAAACCCGCGCTTGGACAATTCCTCAAGGCACCAATGCTCAAAAAGCAGCAGGTGTTATACACACTGATTTTGAAAAAGGATTCATACGTGCTCTCACGATTTCCTATGAAGACTACATATCAATGGGTGGAGAAAATGCAGCAAAAGAAGCTGGAAAAGCAAGGAATGAAGGAGCAGAATATATTGTAAGAGATGGTGATATAATGCATTTTCGTTTTAACGTATAA
- a CDS encoding DUF475 domain-containing protein encodes MKRKSLYASLLYHLRWAFLITIIGILLSIAIGWQITNTLSGTISTVYLCIILGIVEISLSCDNAILNAKTLKKMCPVWQKRFLSWGILIAVFGMRIIFPIMIVCLIAKISPIEAINLAVYSPTDYLRIISESHVPISGFGGTFLMMVSLTFFLNSKKNIHWIHLLENSMSHLTKIKGIKIFLVLSFVSGISCILPRNEMYPFILSSILALIIFYGINFLENVLSTNHSPTNYVKGRYGLNLFLYLEIVDASLSFDGIISSFAITKNFFIIIIGLTIGAVYVRSMTLIILKENILNKYKYLEHGSYYSIFILSIIMFLQTIINIPEVFTGTSSALLILLSIYSSTKNNVNYSISKR; translated from the coding sequence ATGAAAAGAAAATCGTTATACGCTAGCCTTCTCTATCATTTACGGTGGGCGTTTCTTATCACAATCATAGGAATTTTACTAAGTATTGCAATTGGATGGCAAATTACTAATACGTTATCTGGAACAATTTCAACAGTATATCTCTGTATAATACTAGGAATAGTAGAGATTTCTCTTTCTTGTGACAACGCTATTCTCAACGCGAAAACTCTAAAAAAAATGTGCCCTGTTTGGCAAAAAAGATTCCTAAGTTGGGGAATATTAATAGCCGTATTTGGGATGCGCATTATATTCCCTATTATGATTGTTTGTCTTATAGCAAAAATTAGTCCCATTGAGGCAATCAATCTAGCAGTATATTCACCTACAGATTACTTAAGAATTATTTCTGAATCTCATGTACCTATTTCAGGATTTGGGGGTACATTTTTAATGATGGTTAGTCTTACGTTTTTTTTAAATAGCAAAAAAAACATTCACTGGATTCATTTATTAGAAAATTCTATGTCGCATCTTACTAAAATTAAAGGGATAAAGATTTTTCTTGTTTTATCATTTGTTTCTGGAATTTCATGCATATTACCTAGAAACGAGATGTACCCGTTCATATTATCTTCTATCCTTGCATTGATAATTTTTTATGGCATTAACTTTTTAGAGAACGTATTATCAACTAATCATTCTCCCACAAATTATGTAAAAGGAAGATATGGATTAAACTTATTTTTATATCTTGAAATAGTTGATGCCAGCCTCTCGTTTGATGGCATTATAAGCTCCTTTGCCATTACTAAGAATTTTTTCATTATAATCATCGGGCTAACAATTGGTGCTGTATATGTCCGCTCTATGACACTTATAATTCTCAAGGAAAATATCCTAAACAAGTATAAGTACCTTGAACATGGATCATATTATTCTATATTTATACTTTCTATAATTATGTTTTTACAAACAATAATAAATATTCCAGAAGTTTTCACGGGTACAAGTAGTGCACTCTTAATTTTATTATCAATCTACTCTTCGACAAAGAATAATGTTAATTATTCAATCAGCAAAAGATAA
- a CDS encoding DUF2336 domain-containing protein produces the protein MSIKSFIKWSRTAKLQERMSIARILGRTWCMEELLDQEKSSLVLAMTHLLDDPSSMVRLSLARAIALSDTVPRHVVLALSEDHPDVSGTVILHSPVLNDKDLIDLIGRGNKMISIFIASRYKLSHVVAENLVENGCADHVIALLENKSVILSRSLLTQIVKRFYYNARVRNLLSLRTDLSLKAKYLLMKSVCDVLCESKIVQKALSSRRIKIIAEENMRVGILDIVSNVHNMSNVHNMQDLCELVDLLQEDGQLTPALLIYAIMIGAIDFVVVILANITEYSTDRVHSILSTGGFHVIRSLYELVGIAPDISDIFVEATIVWRELAVGAILVEPSIIAEKLLKRIEKMNLSGGSVAELLEMIERIHLEVKRRYVRSIANRSSSLIAAA, from the coding sequence GTGAGTATAAAATCATTTATAAAATGGTCTAGAACAGCCAAATTACAAGAAAGAATGAGTATTGCTCGTATTTTGGGTAGAACTTGGTGTATGGAAGAGCTGTTAGATCAGGAAAAATCTTCTTTAGTTTTAGCAATGACGCATCTACTTGATGATCCTTCTTCAATGGTACGTTTATCTTTAGCACGCGCGATAGCACTGTCTGATACTGTGCCAAGGCATGTCGTTCTTGCTCTTAGTGAAGATCATCCTGATGTGTCAGGAACTGTGATTCTTCATTCTCCTGTTCTCAATGATAAGGATCTTATTGATCTTATTGGTCGAGGAAATAAGATGATATCTATTTTTATCGCTTCGCGGTATAAGTTATCACATGTAGTAGCAGAAAATTTAGTAGAAAACGGATGTGCAGATCATGTTATAGCTCTGCTAGAAAACAAATCAGTTATTTTATCTAGATCCTTATTAACGCAGATAGTGAAACGTTTTTATTATAATGCACGTGTTAGAAATCTTTTATCATTGCGAACGGACCTTTCATTGAAAGCTAAATATCTCTTGATGAAAAGTGTGTGTGATGTGTTGTGTGAGTCAAAAATAGTGCAAAAAGCCCTTTCTTCCCGTCGTATTAAAATTATCGCTGAAGAAAATATGAGGGTAGGGATATTAGATATAGTATCTAATGTGCATAATATGTCTAATGTGCATAATATGCAAGATTTATGCGAATTAGTTGATCTTTTACAAGAAGATGGACAATTGACGCCAGCTCTTTTAATTTATGCTATTATGATTGGAGCAATTGATTTTGTCGTAGTTATTCTTGCAAATATTACAGAATACAGTACGGATCGAGTCCATTCTATCCTTTCAACAGGTGGGTTTCATGTTATTCGTTCCCTGTATGAATTAGTAGGAATCGCTCCTGATATTAGTGATATTTTTGTTGAAGCAACAATTGTTTGGCGTGAACTAGCTGTTGGTGCGATTTTGGTGGAACCTAGTATTATAGCGGAAAAATTATTAAAACGCATTGAAAAAATGAATTTAAGTGGTGGATCTGTCGCAGAATTGTTGGAAATGATTGAGAGAATACATTTAGAAGTGAAGAGAAGATATGTTCGTTCAATAGCAAATAGATCCTCTTCGTTGATTGCAGCAGCATAA
- a CDS encoding potassium transporter Kup, with translation MIMNTHTKDLHRNNPNLFYLMFESIGVVYGDIGTSVLYSFKEALKTMSHTSNVDRVEIIGLVSLMIWVLTIVVTIKYILLLLRADNDGEGGILSLLALLLKKVPKNSTLLITLGLIGSSLFIGDTVVTPALSVLSAVEGIRYIATGLDNFIILIALGILFLLFMLQSHGTKGVACFFSPIMLTWLLMITVSGLIHISDDWGIIAAFNPMYALYMIFGRGTISLVVLGSVFLTITGAEALYADLGHFGRKPIQYAWMVIFPALIINYLGQGALVLSNPAAIKDPFYMMFSGWFLPFAILTATCATVIASQAVITGTFSLARQAIHLGFLPPMKIFFTSETFKGQMFLPSINFFLFLGVITCVLGFRHSESLVAAYGISVSGTMVISTIMFSVFAHVYWRWKLVKVIIFLFPLLLIEMTFLGVNLFKILDGGYIPLLIASLCIVIMWTWKRGTNILSTLTRHADIPIHSFIVSIENSTQQVPGTAIFLTSDSQAVPDALLQNIKHNHVVHEKNIILMINTANQPRVPKEKRFICEQISERFSCVELLFGYMEEQNVSQALAELRNHGLKFEIMNTSFYLGRRKLLPQSRSGMPSWQDHLFIMLFTYAEEPSDYFHLPANRVVEIVSYVNI, from the coding sequence ATTATCATGAATACTCATACTAAAGATCTTCACAGAAATAATCCAAACCTGTTTTATCTGATGTTTGAATCTATAGGTGTAGTTTATGGAGATATTGGTACTAGCGTTCTCTATTCTTTCAAAGAAGCATTAAAAACGATGAGTCATACTTCTAATGTGGACAGAGTAGAGATTATAGGTTTGGTTTCCCTCATGATTTGGGTTCTTACCATAGTGGTGACAATAAAATATATTTTATTGTTATTAAGAGCTGATAATGATGGGGAAGGTGGTATTTTATCTCTTCTTGCTTTGTTATTAAAAAAAGTTCCTAAAAATTCAACTTTATTGATAACACTGGGCTTAATTGGTTCTTCATTGTTTATTGGAGATACTGTGGTAACACCAGCGCTCTCCGTTCTCTCTGCTGTAGAAGGTATAAGATACATAGCTACGGGATTAGATAATTTTATTATTTTGATCGCCTTAGGAATATTATTTTTATTGTTCATGTTACAATCTCATGGAACTAAAGGAGTGGCTTGTTTTTTTTCTCCTATTATGCTCACTTGGCTTTTAATGATAACGGTTTCGGGATTAATCCATATATCAGATGATTGGGGTATTATTGCCGCTTTTAATCCTATGTATGCTTTGTACATGATTTTTGGACGAGGCACTATTTCTCTCGTTGTTTTAGGTTCAGTTTTTTTAACCATCACGGGCGCAGAAGCTCTTTATGCTGATCTTGGACATTTTGGTCGTAAGCCAATCCAATATGCCTGGATGGTAATTTTCCCAGCTTTAATAATAAACTATTTAGGACAAGGGGCTTTAGTGCTCTCCAATCCCGCAGCTATTAAAGATCCTTTCTATATGATGTTTTCAGGATGGTTTTTGCCTTTTGCAATTTTAACTGCAACATGTGCAACTGTTATTGCTAGTCAAGCTGTGATTACAGGAACATTTTCATTAGCAAGACAGGCGATTCATTTGGGATTTTTACCACCTATGAAGATATTCTTTACTTCAGAAACCTTTAAAGGACAAATGTTTTTGCCAAGCATCAATTTTTTTCTATTTTTGGGAGTCATTACATGTGTACTTGGATTCAGACATTCTGAATCTTTAGTAGCTGCATATGGGATATCTGTAAGTGGAACTATGGTCATTTCCACAATTATGTTTTCCGTTTTTGCCCATGTGTATTGGAGATGGAAACTTGTTAAAGTTATTATCTTTCTCTTTCCATTATTATTAATTGAAATGACTTTTTTAGGAGTAAATTTATTTAAAATACTTGATGGTGGATATATTCCATTATTGATTGCTTCTTTATGTATCGTCATAATGTGGACATGGAAGAGAGGGACAAATATTCTATCTACACTTACTCGTCATGCCGATATTCCTATTCATTCTTTTATCGTTTCAATAGAAAACTCAACTCAACAAGTTCCAGGTACGGCAATTTTTCTCACAAGTGATTCGCAAGCTGTTCCAGATGCGTTATTACAAAATATTAAACACAATCACGTCGTACATGAGAAAAATATTATTTTGATGATTAATACCGCTAATCAACCACGAGTACCAAAAGAAAAACGGTTTATATGTGAACAAATTTCTGAACGATTTTCGTGTGTTGAATTATTATTTGGATATATGGAAGAACAAAATGTTTCTCAAGCATTGGCAGAATTAAGGAATCATGGACTAAAATTTGAAATTATGAATACATCATTCTACCTAGGACGTCGTAAATTGTTACCACAATCAAGATCTGGTATGCCTAGTTGGCAAGATCATTTGTTTATTATGCTTTTTACGTATGCAGAAGAGCCATCTGATTATTTTCACTTACCTGCTAACCGGGTAGTGGAGATTGTTTCTTATGTAAATATCTAA
- a CDS encoding Mrp/NBP35 family ATP-binding protein, translating to MSRLIKEQIMDSLKVLSIPGDNHNIVDMKRLSEIFIVEDTVYLSINVPHDIAERLHSLRLQAQEIIQTMPNIRNAVVTLTGNKNPDQGIKKIIHTKSNVKSFIAVASGKGGVGKSTTAVNIACALKSKGYNVAILDADIYGPSAPKLLKLSGKAEISKKKTLKPMENYGIKVMSMASLVDESVAMIWRGPMVQSAIMHMFNDVDWGSLDLLLIDMPPGTGDAHLTIAQKIPLSGVIIVSTPQDLSLIDVKRAISMYQKMNVPIVGMIENMSYFVASDTGKKYDLFGSGGARVEAEKIGIPFLESIPFDIDIRMLSDLGTPIVIHDPNSISAGIYQKISDSIQQFCVSK from the coding sequence ATGAGCCGACTTATAAAAGAACAAATTATGGATTCTTTAAAAGTATTGTCCATACCAGGTGATAATCATAATATCGTTGATATGAAAAGGCTATCGGAGATTTTTATAGTTGAAGATACAGTATATCTTTCTATCAATGTTCCCCATGATATAGCAGAACGATTGCATTCTTTGCGCTTGCAAGCTCAAGAAATAATACAAACTATGCCCAATATACGAAATGCCGTAGTTACGCTCACAGGCAATAAAAATCCCGACCAAGGCATAAAGAAAATAATACACACTAAATCAAATGTTAAGTCATTCATAGCTGTCGCTTCCGGTAAAGGAGGTGTTGGAAAATCAACTACTGCTGTTAATATCGCCTGTGCATTGAAAAGTAAAGGTTACAATGTTGCTATACTTGATGCAGATATTTATGGTCCATCCGCACCAAAACTTTTGAAGTTGTCTGGAAAAGCGGAAATATCAAAAAAAAAAACCTTAAAACCTATGGAAAATTATGGCATAAAAGTGATGTCGATGGCTTCTCTCGTAGATGAAAGTGTTGCGATGATATGGCGTGGACCGATGGTACAGTCCGCTATCATGCATATGTTTAATGATGTTGATTGGGGTTCATTAGACTTATTGTTGATAGATATGCCTCCGGGAACAGGTGATGCTCATTTAACAATAGCACAAAAGATACCTCTTTCAGGTGTTATAATCGTTTCTACTCCACAAGATTTATCTTTGATTGACGTAAAAAGAGCAATTTCTATGTATCAAAAAATGAACGTGCCAATTGTTGGAATGATTGAAAATATGAGTTATTTCGTGGCTTCTGATACTGGGAAAAAGTATGATCTATTTGGAAGTGGTGGAGCACGTGTTGAAGCAGAAAAAATAGGTATACCTTTCTTAGAATCAATTCCTTTCGATATTGATATCAGAATGTTATCAGATTTAGGAACTCCGATTGTCATACATGATCCAAACTCAATATCTGCAGGTATATATCAAAAAATTTCTGATAGTATTCAGCAGTTTTGTGTATCAAAATGA
- the pth gene encoding aminoacyl-tRNA hydrolase — protein MFIVAGLGNPGKEYCANRHNIGFICIDRIHEFNSFSSWRKKFSAEISEGKIDGLSTMLIKPQTFMNLSGKSLIEAINFYKVSLENCLIIHDELDLDFGKLRLKTGGSDAGHNGLKSISEKCGKNYKRLRIGIGRPLNKEHVSKYVLDDFSPIEKSFLSPILDNIARHLPLLTKGDKKEDDLFLNNILKVEK, from the coding sequence ATGTTCATCGTTGCTGGCCTTGGGAATCCTGGAAAAGAGTACTGTGCAAACCGTCATAACATTGGTTTTATATGTATTGATCGAATCCATGAATTTAATTCTTTCTCTTCTTGGAGGAAAAAATTTTCTGCTGAAATATCTGAGGGAAAAATCGATGGTTTAAGCACCATGCTGATAAAGCCGCAAACCTTTATGAATTTATCTGGAAAATCTCTCATAGAAGCGATTAATTTTTATAAAGTTTCTCTTGAAAACTGCCTAATTATTCACGATGAATTGGATCTGGACTTTGGAAAATTACGTCTAAAAACTGGTGGGAGCGATGCTGGACATAACGGTTTAAAGTCGATTAGTGAAAAATGCGGGAAAAATTATAAACGCCTTCGCATTGGAATTGGTCGTCCTTTGAATAAAGAACATGTGAGCAAATATGTTTTGGATGATTTTTCTCCCATCGAAAAATCATTTTTATCACCTATACTCGATAATATTGCCCGGCACCTTCCCCTACTCACTAAAGGTGATAAAAAAGAAGATGATTTGTTTTTAAACAATATTTTGAAGGTTGAAAAATAA
- a CDS encoding tyrosine-type recombinase/integrase, translating into MIYQYHITIELPEDLMRLIEITSTGKDTFFVNEAKEKMDAQQFSRWFIGRTKKAGIEKSAHGVRKLSATISAEAGATMHELMATYGWKSMSQAETYTKGADRKRLGIKNSRLISSVIKI; encoded by the coding sequence ATGATTTATCAATATCATATAACCATTGAACTTCCTGAAGATTTGATGAGACTTATTGAGATTACTTCAACTGGCAAAGATACGTTTTTTGTTAATGAAGCAAAAGAGAAAATGGACGCTCAACAATTTAGTCGTTGGTTTATCGGGAGAACTAAAAAAGCAGGAATTGAGAAATCTGCTCATGGGGTTCGTAAGCTTTCTGCCACTATTTCGGCAGAAGCTGGAGCGACAATGCATGAGTTAATGGCCACATACGGTTGGAAATCAATGTCACAAGCGGAAACGTATACGAAAGGTGCAGATAGAAAACGTTTAGGTATTAAAAATTCTCGGTTGATATCTTCAGTTATAAAAATCTAA
- a CDS encoding AI-2E family transporter, producing MRETILNPQGITRWMIIFIILAALYFIKGFFAPVLAALIIGFTTWPLYNIFIPKEEKSSTLLAAFATILVAFSFIIPLLALSYYGMLEIKVLASQIALTSENDIPVPSWLSNIPNSGWSVKLWKDNLSNPQCLKVLVKNFLEANITNYIKQFVSFFSVILLDYCLSAVFMLIALFFFYRDGLPISRQLDSLGEHLFSSYWKKFSRIIPKVIRSTFLGMTIIALGEGLILGTAYWMAGVPSHNALGIITALMAMIPGGAPIAFTVVSIYLLIKGNIINAILLFSWGAIELFIVDKTLRPFLVGGPIKLPFLPTFFGLVGGVKTMGLLGLFIGPVLMALVSVMWKESIIAIKEKNMKKQSNET from the coding sequence ATGAGAGAGACAATCTTAAACCCTCAAGGAATAACACGCTGGATGATTATTTTTATAATCTTAGCAGCTCTATATTTTATCAAAGGATTTTTTGCTCCCGTCCTCGCAGCCCTTATTATTGGTTTTACGACCTGGCCATTGTATAATATATTTATACCAAAAGAAGAAAAATCTTCTACTTTATTAGCAGCATTTGCTACCATATTAGTTGCTTTTTCTTTTATTATTCCTCTTTTGGCTTTATCTTATTATGGAATGCTAGAAATAAAAGTATTAGCATCGCAAATTGCCTTGACAAGTGAAAATGATATTCCTGTTCCTAGTTGGTTATCTAACATCCCTAATAGCGGATGGTCCGTAAAATTATGGAAAGATAATCTTTCTAATCCTCAATGCCTCAAAGTGCTTGTTAAAAATTTTTTAGAAGCAAACATTACTAATTATATCAAACAATTTGTATCTTTTTTCAGCGTTATTCTTTTAGATTATTGTTTATCGGCTGTTTTTATGCTCATAGCATTATTCTTTTTTTATCGTGATGGATTACCTATATCTCGGCAATTAGATTCTTTGGGAGAACATCTTTTCTCCTCATACTGGAAAAAATTCTCGAGAATTATTCCTAAAGTAATTCGATCAACTTTTTTAGGCATGACAATTATTGCTCTTGGAGAAGGATTAATATTAGGAACTGCATATTGGATGGCGGGCGTTCCTTCACATAATGCGTTAGGAATTATCACTGCTTTGATGGCTATGATTCCAGGTGGAGCACCGATTGCATTTACAGTTGTATCAATCTACCTTCTCATAAAAGGTAATATTATTAATGCTATTCTTCTCTTCTCATGGGGGGCAATTGAATTATTTATCGTTGATAAAACACTCAGACCATTTCTTGTTGGAGGACCTATTAAACTACCATTTCTTCCTACTTTTTTTGGCTTAGTTGGAGGCGTGAAAACCATGGGTCTATTAGGACTATTCATTGGGCCAGTACTAATGGCTCTGGTCTCGGTAATGTGGAAAGAATCTATTATCGCAATTAAAGAAAAAAATATGAAAAAACAAAGTAACGAAACTTAA